Below is a genomic region from Methanosphaera sp. ISO3-F5.
CTTCTTATCTGCACCTGATTTCATCGGTGGAAAAGACAGAAAAACTAGAAACGTATTCCAAATAATTAAAGACTATCCTGAATTAGCTAAAAAAGCATTAGCATTAAGAAGAAATGCACAAGATATTGTAACAGCTATCGGTGGAAGACCAATTCACCAAGTATCAAACACACCTGGTGGAATTACCACAGAATTAACCGATGAAGAACAAAAAGACAACTTAGCAAAAGCAAAAGAATGTCTCGAACTTTCATGGGATACCTGGAATGCAGCACAACCAATCTTTGAAGAAAACATGGACTTAATCAAAACATTAGGTTATGTTGAAACTTACCACACTGGTTTAGTAAGTAAAAAAGATGGTAGTTGGGACATGTACAACGGTAATGTAAGAATGGTTGACAAACAAGGAGCAGAATATGCTGAATTTGCACCACAAGATTACACAGACTACATAGCAGAAGGCGTAAAACCATACTCCTGGTTAAAATTCCCTTACATCAAAGATATAGGATACCCTGAAGGTGTATACAGAGTAGCTCCTTTATCCAGATTAAACGCATGTAAAAAAATGCCAGATGAAGCACCTGAAGCTCAAAAATTATTAGACGACTTCAGAGCAACATTCGGTCAATGTCCACAAGAAACATTATTATTCCACCCAGCAAGACTCATCGAATTAATCGCATCTGCAGAATTAGCAGTTGACGGTCTTGAAGGAGATTTAAGTGGAGAAAAACGTCCTGGAGCTATCGACAGAAGCCAAATCACCGGTGAAGGTGTAGGTATAGTTGAAGCATCAAGAGGAACATTAACTCACCACTACAAAACAGATGAAAACGGTTTAGTAACTGAAGCAAACATCGTAGTAGCTACAGTACAAAACAACCCAGCTATGGAAATGGGTATTCAACAAGTTGCAAACACTTACATAAAACCTGGTGTAGAAGTAGATGATAAAATATTCAACTTAATGGAAATGGTTATCCGTGCATACGACCCATGTTTATCATGTGCAACTCACCAATTAGATACTCAAATGAGATTATCCACTGTTGAAGTATATGATCATATGGGTAACTTAGTTAAAAAAATATAAATAAACTAAAATAAGTACAAATCTTCTATCGAAGATCAATGATGATTTGAAGTTCTTCTTCAATCATTCTTTTTTGATGATGTATTCATCTTTATGTTATTTTTTGACTAAAATAATACTTTAGGGACATAGTAGCATAGTATGAGTTTTATACTTGACTAATGTTTACTATGCTTTTTTTTTATTTTATAGATTCTATTTTTATTATGAAACATTTTTTTTCAGAGTTGTTTTTTGATTATCTTATTTTTATTAGGTTTTTAATAAGTATTAATGGATTTTGATTTTTTTTATACTTTAATTTTTGTTTTTAAAATTAGTATGGTTCAAAAAAAAAATAATTAAATAAGAATTATATAAAAATAATTCTTTCCTTTTTCATTACAAATAGTTGATTTTACTTGAACACTTTCTCTTTTAAAGAAATTTTTGACTTTGGATTATATTATTTAAGTCAATTTTTTTTTCTTCATTAAGGTTTATACAATTGTGTTTCCACATTTTTCTACATTTATGATTTTTTACTTTTCTTAATGTAGTAATGTATTTTTTGAGATTTTTTAAATTATTTATTTTTGGAGTTTTTCTAATAGGGGGAAATGAATTAATTTTTTAGTTTATACATTTTAAGATTAGATTGTAGAACATAATATCATACTTTTTTTAATTTTTTTATTACCTTCTACAATTATTATTATGTATGTGGTAGGATAAATACTTTTTTATTAAAAAGTATTACTTTTTTTCTAATTCCTGTATTTTATCAATATTTTCTAATTTTTTGCCCATATTCTTTGTATAAATTCCAGTAATCGTATTTATACCAAGTTTGATATAATCTTCTAAATAGTTGTTCTCATTTGTTGCATATTGTATTTTTAATTCAACATCTGGTAAATATAATCTCAATAAAATAATTATTTTTAATATAAATTCTTTTGAATACTGGGGGTTATATTCTTCAG
It encodes:
- a CDS encoding Ni/Fe hydrogenase subunit alpha produces the protein MVELTLEPVTRIEGHAKITVDLDEEGNVKDTKLHVMEFRGFEKFLQGRPIEEVPRIVPRICGICDVQHHLAAAKACDQVFGYNDDEILPAAYKMREIMNWASVIHSHTLSFYFLSAPDFIGGKDRKTRNVFQIIKDYPELAKKALALRRNAQDIVTAIGGRPIHQVSNTPGGITTELTDEEQKDNLAKAKECLELSWDTWNAAQPIFEENMDLIKTLGYVETYHTGLVSKKDGSWDMYNGNVRMVDKQGAEYAEFAPQDYTDYIAEGVKPYSWLKFPYIKDIGYPEGVYRVAPLSRLNACKKMPDEAPEAQKLLDDFRATFGQCPQETLLFHPARLIELIASAELAVDGLEGDLSGEKRPGAIDRSQITGEGVGIVEASRGTLTHHYKTDENGLVTEANIVVATVQNNPAMEMGIQQVANTYIKPGVEVDDKIFNLMEMVIRAYDPCLSCATHQLDTQMRLSTVEVYDHMGNLVKKI